A region of bacterium DNA encodes the following proteins:
- a CDS encoding YicC family protein, with translation MIHSMTGFGRATREDGRIGLEVEARSVNHRHLDLRIRLPRAFADQENRLKQRIGSRLSRGKVDVTVNLVMGTAATRLEIDEAIAAQYVEAAGRLRAAHDLGEGLDVSSLLSLPGVTTLVETEVEPEHLLGPLDEAVDEAIDALIAMRRAEGETLATEFEGRLQTVAGLADAFEARAGEVVEVAKQRLRKRAEQIEREVGLMDQARLHQEIVIAADRLDITEELVRLRSHVDQFRETLAGAGPGEPVGRRLDFLLQELGRETNTVGSKANDAPLAQDVVELKTELERIREQVQNVE, from the coding sequence GTGATCCACAGTATGACGGGATTCGGTCGCGCGACGCGCGAGGACGGACGCATCGGTCTCGAGGTCGAGGCGCGCAGCGTGAATCACCGACACCTCGATCTGCGCATCCGCCTGCCGCGCGCCTTCGCCGACCAGGAGAACCGCCTCAAGCAGCGGATCGGGAGCCGTCTCTCCAGAGGCAAGGTCGACGTGACCGTGAACCTCGTGATGGGAACGGCGGCGACGCGACTCGAGATCGACGAGGCGATCGCGGCTCAGTACGTCGAGGCCGCGGGGCGCCTGCGCGCGGCGCACGATCTCGGCGAGGGACTCGACGTGTCTTCGCTGCTCTCGCTGCCGGGGGTCACGACCCTGGTCGAGACCGAGGTCGAGCCCGAACACCTGCTCGGTCCCCTCGACGAGGCGGTCGACGAAGCGATCGACGCCTTGATCGCGATGAGGCGCGCGGAGGGCGAGACTCTCGCCACCGAGTTCGAGGGACGACTGCAGACCGTGGCGGGCCTCGCCGACGCGTTCGAGGCCCGGGCCGGCGAGGTCGTCGAAGTCGCGAAGCAACGCCTTCGCAAACGCGCCGAGCAGATCGAGCGCGAGGTCGGTCTGATGGACCAGGCCCGCCTGCACCAGGAGATCGTGATCGCGGCGGACAGGCTCGACATCACCGAGGAGCTGGTCCGGCTTCGCAGCCACGTCGATCAGTTCCGCGAGACCCTGGCCGGTGCGGGCCCCGGCGAGCCGGTCGGGCGGCGGCTCGACTTCCTGCTCCAGGAACTCGGACGCGAGACGAATACGGTGGGATCCAAGGCGAACGACGCGCCGCTCGCTCAGGACGTGGTCGAGCTCAAGACCGAGCTCGAGCGGATCCGGGAACAGGTCCAGAATGTCGAGTAG
- a CDS encoding DUF370 domain-containing protein: protein MVNIGYGNLVTAARVIAIVSPSSSPMRRLREEAGRNGKLLDATEGRRTRSIVVTDSDHVILSAITPETIATRLAPDFDGESNE from the coding sequence ATGGTGAACATCGGCTACGGCAACCTGGTCACCGCCGCCCGCGTGATCGCGATCGTCTCGCCGAGCTCGTCGCCGATGCGCCGGCTTCGCGAAGAGGCGGGCCGGAACGGGAAGCTGCTGGACGCGACCGAGGGGCGGAGGACGCGCTCGATCGTCGTGACCGACAGCGATCACGTGATCCTCTCGGCGATCACCCCCGAGACGATCGCGACCCGCCTCGCGCCGGACTTCGACGGGGAGTCGAACGAGTGA
- the gmk gene encoding guanylate kinase, whose translation MSGGGSKKGHVFVVAAPSGTGKTTLCARVLEEDPGLTLSVSHTTRAPRTGEENGVHYHFVDEEAFLELVRENGFLEHAEYNGNNYGTSWRAIEAPLEGGRDVILEIEVQGAEQVRERMPDAILVFLLPPSLAVLEERLRGRKTDSDAVIAKRLALVDRELAAAKHFDFAVVNDDLEVAVQQVLDVIAGVREGAREKMAAEHGRARVLAAWEATQPGG comes from the coding sequence GTGAGCGGGGGCGGATCGAAGAAGGGACACGTATTCGTGGTCGCCGCGCCGTCCGGGACGGGGAAGACGACGCTCTGCGCCCGCGTGCTGGAGGAGGACCCGGGGCTCACCCTCTCGGTCTCCCACACGACCCGCGCGCCGAGGACCGGCGAAGAGAACGGCGTCCACTATCACTTCGTGGACGAGGAGGCCTTCCTCGAACTCGTGCGCGAAAACGGGTTCCTCGAGCACGCGGAGTACAACGGGAACAACTACGGCACCAGCTGGCGCGCGATCGAAGCGCCGCTCGAAGGAGGCCGGGACGTCATCCTCGAGATCGAGGTCCAGGGCGCGGAGCAGGTCCGCGAGCGGATGCCCGATGCGATCCTCGTCTTTCTGCTGCCGCCGAGCCTCGCGGTGCTCGAAGAGCGCCTGCGCGGGCGGAAGACCGACAGCGATGCGGTGATCGCGAAGCGATTGGCGCTCGTCGACCGGGAGCTCGCGGCGGCGAAGCACTTCGACTTCGCGGTGGTGAACGACGACCTCGAGGTCGCGGTCCAGCAGGTCCTCGACGTGATCGCCGGCGTGCGCGAGGGCGCCCGCGAGAAAATGGCGGCGGAGCACGGGCGGGCCCGCGTTCTGGCCGCCTGGGAAGCGACGCAGCCCGGCGGGTAG
- a CDS encoding bifunctional (p)ppGpp synthetase/guanosine-3',5'-bis(diphosphate) 3'-pyrophosphohydrolase translates to MLRVNDIVDQMLEYNPDTDVERLQRAYVFTAKVHHGQERLSGEPYLIHPLEVAGILLDLRVDEDTVIAGLLHDTLEDTLTTREEIERLFGERVAFLVEGLTKIARIEFRSAREKQAENFRKMLIAMSEDIRILMIKLSDRLHNMRTIQYMKESSRRRIAQETMDIYVPLAHRLGVYWMKQELEDHAFRCLEPDAAAELEAQLHVSRDERETYIENVIGVISAKLAEVGISGEVLGRVKDISSIYAKMKSQDLEIEQIYDAIGFRVVVDQEVEDCYAVLGQIHAMWPPVPNRFKDYIALPKPNGYRSLHTTVIGEFGERMEVQIRTREMHRDAELGIAAHWKYKEGRLGPESDDSKFDWLRQLIEWQKELSDPHEFLDAVKLDLFPNEVFVFTPTGEVINLMAGATPIDFAYAIHSEVGSQCSGAKVNGRLMPLRTRLRDGDTVEIITRANQVPRKDWLEFAVSSKARNHIRHSIRQAGKERAVNLGRDILSRELKKADLSLGAVQEDGSLDRYVEQEFGGKSVDDLFASISYGKVAASALVRKLAGQEAPEPVATSAANVVPKRIRRLFQRERRKSDSGVRVSGTSDVMVRFAGCCEPLPGDEIIGFVTRGRGVTVHTRGCVKVFALDPDRRIEVDWDEGSEARRAIAIRVLCRDEPGILAKITNTISAASINIGSARVSTAETDGSGATTGEGAELTFELWVQDVETLAKLMREIRKVRGVRSVERVRG, encoded by the coding sequence ATGCTGCGCGTCAACGACATCGTCGACCAGATGCTCGAATACAATCCGGACACGGACGTCGAGCGGCTCCAGCGTGCCTACGTCTTCACGGCGAAGGTCCACCACGGGCAGGAGCGCCTCTCCGGCGAGCCCTACCTGATCCATCCCCTCGAAGTCGCCGGGATCCTCCTCGATCTCCGCGTCGACGAGGACACGGTGATCGCGGGCCTCCTCCACGACACGCTCGAGGACACGCTCACGACTCGCGAGGAGATCGAGCGTCTCTTCGGCGAGCGCGTGGCCTTCCTGGTGGAGGGGCTCACGAAGATCGCGCGGATCGAGTTCCGGAGTGCGCGCGAGAAGCAGGCGGAGAACTTCCGCAAGATGCTGATCGCGATGTCCGAGGACATCCGGATCCTGATGATCAAGCTCTCGGATCGACTGCACAACATGCGGACGATCCAGTACATGAAGGAGTCGAGCCGCCGGCGGATCGCCCAGGAGACGATGGACATCTACGTCCCGCTCGCCCACCGGCTCGGCGTGTACTGGATGAAGCAGGAGCTCGAGGACCACGCCTTCCGGTGCCTCGAGCCCGACGCCGCCGCAGAGCTCGAGGCTCAGCTGCACGTCTCCCGCGACGAGCGCGAGACCTACATCGAGAACGTGATCGGGGTGATCTCGGCGAAGCTCGCGGAGGTCGGGATCTCCGGCGAGGTCCTCGGGCGGGTCAAGGACATCTCTTCGATCTACGCCAAGATGAAGAGTCAGGACCTCGAGATCGAGCAGATCTACGACGCGATCGGGTTCCGCGTCGTCGTGGACCAGGAGGTCGAGGACTGTTATGCGGTGCTCGGCCAGATCCACGCGATGTGGCCTCCGGTTCCGAACCGCTTCAAGGACTACATCGCGCTGCCCAAGCCGAACGGCTACCGCTCGCTCCACACGACGGTGATCGGCGAGTTCGGCGAGCGGATGGAGGTCCAGATCCGGACCCGCGAGATGCACCGCGACGCGGAGCTCGGGATCGCCGCGCACTGGAAGTACAAGGAAGGCCGGCTCGGGCCGGAGAGCGACGATTCGAAGTTCGACTGGCTGCGCCAGCTGATCGAGTGGCAGAAGGAGCTCTCGGACCCGCACGAGTTCCTCGATGCGGTCAAGCTCGACCTCTTCCCGAACGAGGTCTTCGTCTTCACGCCGACCGGCGAGGTCATCAACCTGATGGCCGGCGCGACGCCGATCGACTTCGCCTACGCGATCCACAGCGAGGTCGGGTCCCAGTGCTCCGGTGCGAAGGTGAACGGACGGCTCATGCCGCTGCGGACGCGGCTGCGGGACGGCGACACGGTCGAGATCATCACGCGGGCGAACCAGGTCCCGCGCAAGGACTGGCTCGAGTTCGCCGTGTCGAGCAAGGCGCGCAACCACATCCGCCACTCGATCCGTCAGGCGGGCAAGGAGCGCGCCGTCAACCTCGGACGCGACATCCTGAGCCGCGAGCTCAAGAAGGCGGACCTCTCGCTCGGCGCGGTCCAGGAAGACGGCTCTCTCGATCGCTACGTCGAGCAGGAGTTCGGCGGCAAGTCGGTCGACGACCTCTTCGCTTCGATCAGCTACGGAAAGGTCGCCGCCAGCGCCCTCGTGCGGAAGCTCGCCGGCCAGGAGGCGCCCGAGCCGGTCGCGACCTCCGCCGCGAACGTCGTCCCGAAGCGCATCCGACGTCTCTTCCAGCGCGAGCGGCGCAAGTCGGACTCCGGCGTGCGCGTCTCCGGCACGTCCGACGTGATGGTCCGCTTCGCCGGCTGCTGCGAGCCGCTCCCGGGCGACGAGATCATCGGCTTCGTGACCCGCGGCCGGGGCGTGACCGTCCACACCCGCGGCTGCGTCAAGGTCTTCGCCCTCGATCCGGACCGTCGGATCGAAGTCGATTGGGACGAGGGATCGGAGGCCCGTCGGGCGATCGCGATCCGCGTCCTCTGCCGGGACGAGCCCGGGATCCTGGCGAAGATCACGAACACGATCTCCGCCGCGTCGATCAACATCGGATCCGCGCGGGTGTCCACCGCGGAGACCGACGGGTCCGGCGCGACGACGGGGGAGGGCGCGGAGCTCACCTTCGAGCTCTGGGTCCAGGACGTCGAGACCCTGGCCAAGCTCATGCGCGAGATCCGCAAGGTCAGGGGCGTCCGAAGCGTGGAGCGCGTTCGCGGCTAG